In a genomic window of Kitasatospora sp. NBC_00240:
- a CDS encoding PASTA domain-containing protein codes for MTSTLRAAGQSAPGPGDGDAVRAVYFPLSPPTSRSDRDRQALRGWIEAVAADPGADGQSADAGSGPGAAVAAADRRIRRLTAAAATVLTAATARQWAADQLGDSGASAQLLATSRSEVSGFVDALLASPPTCEPVVAPPSGHWLVVGGVLVWVPRVGAPPPPPLQDLGAELSARELAAVGVQFRAVAETLAAGPLREHLAATADRLAEADASRADEDQPGFDVPDVTGFTEEEAVTALSNEGYVPYVIQEYDKNVTYGHVIFQRPRGGPQADLVTVVRVWVSLGSPPPPVPFHPDPDVIIKP; via the coding sequence GTGACCAGTACGCTTCGGGCGGCCGGGCAGTCCGCCCCCGGCCCCGGTGATGGGGATGCGGTGAGGGCGGTCTACTTCCCGCTCTCCCCGCCCACGAGCCGCAGCGATCGCGACCGACAGGCCCTGAGGGGCTGGATCGAGGCCGTGGCGGCCGATCCGGGCGCCGACGGGCAGAGCGCCGACGCTGGGTCTGGGCCCGGCGCCGCGGTGGCCGCCGCCGACCGCAGAATCCGCCGGCTCACCGCGGCCGCGGCCACTGTCCTCACGGCTGCCACCGCGCGGCAATGGGCGGCCGACCAGCTCGGCGACAGCGGCGCCTCGGCGCAGCTGCTCGCCACCAGCCGCTCGGAGGTGAGCGGCTTCGTCGACGCACTGCTGGCCTCGCCGCCGACTTGTGAGCCGGTGGTGGCGCCGCCGTCGGGCCACTGGCTCGTGGTGGGCGGCGTGCTGGTGTGGGTCCCGAGGGTTGGCGCACCGCCCCCGCCGCCGCTCCAGGATCTCGGGGCGGAGCTTTCAGCACGCGAACTCGCCGCTGTCGGTGTCCAGTTCCGTGCCGTCGCCGAGACGCTGGCGGCAGGGCCGCTTCGCGAGCACCTCGCCGCCACGGCCGACCGGCTGGCGGAGGCGGATGCTTCCCGAGCCGACGAGGACCAGCCCGGGTTCGACGTGCCCGACGTGACCGGGTTCACCGAGGAGGAGGCCGTCACCGCGCTCAGCAACGAGGGGTACGTGCCGTACGTCATCCAGGAGTACGACAAGAACGTCACGTACGGACACGTCATCTTCCAGAGGCCGCGCGGCGGTCCGCAGGCCGACCTGGTGACGGTGGTGCGCGTCTGGGTCAGCCTCGGCAGCCCGCCGCCCCCGGTGCCCTTCCATCCCGACCCTGACGTCATCATCAAGCCCTGA
- a CDS encoding type II toxin-antitoxin system HicB family antitoxin: MTTTYQATARRSGTWWAVEVPDVPGAHTQGRNLKEAEQMAREAVALLLDVEEDQVLIDLRPELPRATTDILADFQARRTAREDAEAAERTAQEAAARALKAAGLSVRDAGAVLGISHQRIAQLAPETRPASPGKTRKTVTAATKSKTHANETPGSGRSVTGGRATAGTKTARTKAGARRKPQDA, from the coding sequence ATGACGACCACCTACCAGGCCACCGCGCGGCGCTCGGGCACGTGGTGGGCCGTCGAGGTCCCCGACGTCCCCGGTGCCCACACTCAGGGCCGCAACCTCAAGGAGGCCGAGCAGATGGCCCGTGAGGCCGTCGCCCTGCTGCTGGACGTCGAGGAGGACCAGGTGCTCATCGACCTGCGCCCGGAACTCCCGCGGGCGACCACCGACATACTGGCCGACTTCCAGGCCCGCCGCACGGCCCGCGAGGATGCGGAGGCAGCCGAGCGCACCGCCCAGGAGGCCGCCGCCCGGGCCCTGAAGGCCGCCGGCCTGTCGGTGCGCGACGCCGGCGCCGTCCTGGGCATCTCCCACCAGCGGATCGCCCAGCTCGCCCCCGAGACCAGGCCCGCGAGCCCTGGGAAGACCCGGAAGACCGTGACGGCGGCCACCAAGTCCAAGACCCACGCCAACGAGACTCCGGGCTCCGGCCGCTCTGTCACCGGCGGGCGGGCCACCGCGGGAACGAAGACCGCCCGCACCAAGGCCGGCGCCAGGCGCAAGCCCCAGGACGCCTGA